A stretch of the Aspergillus puulaauensis MK2 DNA, chromosome 6, nearly complete sequence genome encodes the following:
- a CDS encoding uncharacterized protein (COG:S;~EggNog:ENOG410PVJT;~InterPro:IPR010451,IPR023375;~PFAM:PF06314;~go_function: GO:0016829 - lyase activity [Evidence IEA]): MSSAAGCSSVASSKTPAPHPNGATTQVEFGGQKVEVPKDGYYDRYRMNPNLDEVARDPAVGPDIDFFRNIPKKLVDSRVGQVYAPNFYYRTSSVQLVFLAPLSHLKPKLPSPLEPITALPGYGLVALTFYSYRVCDNDPYNEVSIAIIVRQPGKDSYSTTQLLSSIRNRTFYGYVLALPVDTEIARVRGVYGYQLPKWLANINLEIDDDHNIKANTTETDGTPDLKLEVPLPALKTIPSQSAIATNNAINKIDGKWYQVAVQANPLVAAQCFFPRNVKLSRSDDGPLSKLLNELGVGTILRMDVLKDAQMVLNMPSPLGAFDNVSC, encoded by the exons ATGTCTTCTGCTGCAGGCTGTTCCTCAGTGGCGTCGTCAAAGACCCCAGCACC ACACCCAAACGGCGCGACCACCCAGGTCGAGTTCGGAGGTCAGAAGGTCGAAGTCCCCAAAGATGGCTACTACGACCGCTACCGTATGAACCCGAATCTGGACGAGGTAGCCCGCGATCCAGCTGTCGGACCCGACATCGACTTCTTTAGGAATATCCCAAAGAAGCTGGTCGACTCGAGGGTCGGTCAGGTATACGCACCCAACTTCTATTATCGCACTAGCAGTGTCCAGCTGGTCTTCCTCGCGCCCCTTAGCCACTTAAAGCCTAAGCTTCCGTCACCCTTGGAGCCCATCACAGCGTTGCCAGGTTACGGGTTGGTGGCATTGACATTTTACTCGTACCGCGTCTGCGACAATGATCCTTACAATGAGGTCTCGATTGCCATTATTGTCCGCCAGCCGGGTAAAGATAGCTACAGTACGACTCAACTGCTTAGCTCTATACGGAACCGAACATTCTATGGATACGTGTTGGCTCTACCGGTCGATACCGAGATCGCTCGGGTACGAGGTGTATACGGATACCAATTGCCCAAATGGctcgccaacatcaacctgGAGATAGATGATGATCACAACATCAAGGCCAACACCACCGAGACAGACGGGACACCCGATTTGAAGCTGGAGGTACCCCTTCCGGCGCTGAAGACTATCCCGTCGCAATCCGCGATAGCGACCAACAACGCGATCAACAAGATCGACGGGAAATGGTACCAGGTAGCCGTCCAGGCGAACCCACTCGTGGCGGCACAATGCTTTTTCCCTCGTAACGTCAAGCTCTCTAGGAGTGATGATGGTCCGTTGAGTAAGCTTCTCAATGAACTGGGCGTTGGGACTATCCTGCGGATGGACGTCCTCAAGGATGCGCAGATGGTTTTGAATATGCCTTCACCATTAGGGGCGTTCGATAATGTCAGTTGTTGA
- a CDS encoding type 1 glutamine amidotransferase domain-containing protein (COG:S;~EggNog:ENOG410PNCK;~InterPro:IPR029062,IPR002818;~MEROPS:MER0031431;~PFAM:PF01965): MSDKPKRILHVVTNTGHYDDPSHQTGLWLTELTHAWDIFESHGYEQSITSPAGGRSPLEPRSLKFPNTDKSARAWQADPVRMGLLENTVSPEQVNSADFDAIYFTGGHGVMYDFPDSEGLQRITREIFERGGIVASVCHGYCGLLNTKLSDGTYLVAGREMTGFSWKEEVLARVNKLVPYNAEEEVKKRGPWYKKATLPFVSYAVVDGNLVTGQNPGSAKETAKKVVAVFGWS; this comes from the coding sequence ATGTCAGACAAGCCGAAGCGCATCTTGCACGTCGTCACCAACACCGGGCACTACGACGACCCTTCCCACCAAACAGGTCTATGGTTAACCGAGCTCACGCACGCCTGGGACATCTTCGAGTCCCACGGATATGAACAGAGCATCACCAGCCCAGCGGGCGGCCGTTCTCCCCTAGAGCCGCGGTCGCTGAAATTCCCCAACACCGACAAGAGCGCAAGAGCGTGGCAGGCCGATCCGGTGCGGATGGGGCTTCTAGAGAATACCGTCAGCCCCGAGCAGGTTAACTCGGCCGACTTCGACGCAATATACTTCACTGGTGGACATGGCGTGATGTATGATTTCCCTGACAGTGAGGGTCTGCAGCGCATCACGCGGGAGATCTTTGAACGGGGTGGTATTGTTGCCTCGGTCTGTCATGGCTACTGTGGCTTGCTGAATACCAAGCTTTCTGATGGTACTTATTTGGTTGCTGGGCGCGAGATGACCGGGTTCTCGTGGAAGGAGGAGGTGCTTGCCCGTGTAAATAAGCTCGTGCCCTAcaatgccgaggaagaggtgaagAAGCGCGGTCCCTGGTATAAGAAGGCTACGCTGCCGTTTGTCTCCTATGCTGTGGTCGACGGCAACCTGGTGACGGGGCAGAACCCAGGGTCGGCTAaggagacggcgaagaaggttGTTGCCGTCTTTGGCTGGTCATGA
- a CDS encoding aldehyde dehydrogenase family protein (COG:C;~EggNog:ENOG410PGT9;~InterPro:IPR015590,IPR012394,IPR016161,IPR016162, IPR016163;~PFAM:PF00171;~go_function: GO:0016491 - oxidoreductase activity [Evidence IEA];~go_function: GO:0016620 - oxidoreductase activity, acting on the aldehyde or oxo group of donors, NAD or NADP as acceptor [Evidence IEA];~go_process: GO:0006081 - cellular aldehyde metabolic process [Evidence IEA];~go_process: GO:0055114 - oxidation-reduction process [Evidence IEA]): MGVQIPDLQFTSLEAIPELISAIRKSFLEHKTRDVEFRLVQLRKLYWAIRDHEEQIVEACARDLSKPRFETELAESGWLLNDIVFTTRNLHKWAKDEKAPDIELAFKLMSPKIRKDPLGCVLVVGTFNFPFQLTLGPAIGAIAAGNTVVIKPSENAPHSAAVIQKICEASLDPSCYSVIQGGVSETQALLADRWDKIFFTGGANVGRIIAKAAAPNLTPVVLELGGINPAIVSKTADPRLVARRMLWGKTVNACQLCTSQNYLLIDKSLVTRVVQEFKKAYKEFYPKGARASPDYSRIIHKGHFERLKSMLDNSKGKILLGGELDGKELFIEPTVVQIDSVEDSLCMQESFGPFITILPVENLDEAINLANSVQSTPLGLYPFGSKADVAKIISSTRSGGVSCNDAALHIPTLPFGGVGESGYGAYRGHYSFDVWVHRRPITSSPGWLESILTIRYPPYAGKLSKFKAASTLVPDFDRSGQKLTLGWLRFILTLGSGNATTGAGRAAFVAASE, translated from the exons ATGGGCGTCCAGATTCCTGACCTTCAATTTACCTCCCTTGAAGCCATTCCCGAGCTCATTTCTGCCATCCGCAAGTCGTTCTTAGAGCACAAGACCCGCGATGTCGAGTTCCGTCTCGTCCAACTCCGGAAGCTATACTGGGC CATCAGAGACCACGAGGAGCAGATCGTCGAGGCCTGTGCCCGGGACCTGAGCAAGCCACGCTTCGAGACTGAACTCGCCGAGAGCGGCTGGCTGCTCAACGACATTGTCTTCACCACTCGGAATCTCCATAAATGGGcgaaggatgagaaggccCCTGATATTGAACTCGCTTTTAAACTCATGAGCCCCAAGATCCGCAAGGATCCCCTCGGCTGCGTGTTGGTAGTCGG TACATTCAACTTCCCTTTCCAACTGACCTTGGGCCCCGCCATTGGTGCCATCGCTGCCGGTAACACTGTTGTTATTAAGCCATCTGAGAACGCCCCCCACAGCGCGGCTGTCATACAAAAGATCTGCGAGGCATCCCTAGACCCATCATGCTACTCCGTCATCCAGGGTGGGGTGTCCGAGACTCAGGCTCTTTTGGCCGATCGCTGGGATAAGATCTTCTTTACAGGCGGTGCCAATGTCGGCCGAATCATTGCTAAGGCAGCAGCACCTAACCTGACCCCGGTGGTGCTCGAGCTCGGTGGTATCAACCCGGCAATTGTTAGCAAGACTGCCGACCCGCGCCTGGTAGCACGCCGTATGCTCTGGGGCAAGACTGTAAATGCATGCCAGCTCTGTACTTCACAGAACTACCTCCTCATCGATAAATCGCTTGTGACTCGGGTAGTGCAGGAATTTAAAAAGGCCTACAAGGAGTTCTATCCTAAGGGTGCAAGGGCCTCGCCGGACTACTCACGTATTATTCATAAGGGTCATTTTGAACGCCTTAAGTCTATGCTCGATAACAGCAAGGGAAAGATCTTGCTTGGTGGGGAATTGGACGGGAAGGAGCTTTTTATTGAGCCTACAGTTGTCCAGATTGACTCTGTAGAGGACTCGCTGTGCATGCAGGAGAGCTTTGGTCCCTTTATCACAATTCTGCCAGTGGAGAACCTGGACGAGGCTATCAACCTTGCAAACAGTGTGCAGAGTACTCCACTCGGGCTCTATCCTTTTGGATCCAAAGCCGACGTTGCTAAGA TTATCTCCTCTACCCGTTCCGGCGGTGTTTCTTGCAACGATGCCGCCCTTCACATTCCTACCCTGCCATTTGGTGGCGTCGGCGAGAGTGGCTATGGTGCTTATCGGGGTCATTATAGTTTTGATGTCTGGGTACACCGCCGCCCTATAACCAGTAGCCCCGGTTGGCTCGAGTCGATACTCACCATCCGCTACCCACCGTACGCTGGCAAGCTGAGCAAGTTCAAGGCCGCAAGTACCCTGGTCCCGGATTTTGACCGCAGCGGTCAGAAACTGACTCTGGGCTGGCTGCGCTTTATCTTGACGCTGGGTAGCGGGAATGCGACGACTGGCGCTGGCCGTGCTGCTTTTGTTGCTGCTAGTGAGTAG
- a CDS encoding uncharacterized protein (COG:G;~EggNog:ENOG410QDJ7;~InterPro:IPR020846,IPR011701,IPR036259;~PFAM:PF07690;~TransMembrane:12 (i42-67o87-108i115-136o148-167i179-198o210-230i278-302o314-336i343-361o373-393i405-426o438-459i);~go_function: GO:0022857 - transmembrane transporter activity [Evidence IEA];~go_process: GO:0055085 - transmembrane transport [Evidence IEA]): protein MNSYDEKPTATHLDSAAEFVGDNTSTYTEEQERKCVRRVDAVLMPVLFFTMALQYMDKACLTGAAMFGILTDLDLLQVNSSGVDLSRYSYCTMIFYWGYLLGTPPAVYLSQRAPLAKYVSIMMTIWGGVTVCTVAVNSYQGLLVQRFFLGFAEASVSPAFSLITAMWYRRKEHPLRIAIWYSATGLGTLVGAMLLYAIGQIDGALAAWRYQFMIIGCVTSVWGMAIWFILPSNPMTARFLTPELRRVAILRIADEQIGIENKKVKKEQVREALCDPKAWAYVAVTFFIMLTNGALTGFGTIITKSFGFSEIMTILLIGVVGAVGFVALLSFGIISVFIPNMRIYIGTFSCLPVIAGAAIIWRADWSAAKIVPLWGMYLMGFFPVVYVMTLSLATANTSGHTKKAVTAGMIWASYCISNGIAPLLVFANEEINQYPTTFKIVIAGGTVGGAVLVALRGYLMWENNRRDRVHPVDAGEVAAMALLDRTDRENLNFRYQM from the exons ATGAATTCGTACGACGAAAAACCCACCGCGACGCACCTCGACTCGGCCGCCGAGTTCGTCGGCGACAACACCTCCACCTATACGGAAGAGCAAGAGCGCAAATGCGTGCGCCGGGTCGACGCGGTCCTCATGCCCGTCTTGTTCTTTACCATGGCGCTGCAGTACATGGACAAGGCGTGCCTGACGGGCGCCGCGATGTTCGGCATCCTAACCGATCTCGATTTACTCCAGGTGAATAGCTCGGGGGTCGATCTGTCGCGGTATTCGTACTGCACGATGATTTTTTATTGGGGGTATCTTTTGGGCA CACCCCCGGCTGTGTATCTCTCGCAAAGAGCGCCGCTGGCAAAGTATGTTAGCATTATGATGACGATTTGGGGAGGCGTCACAGTCTGCACCGTCGCCGTGAACTCGTACCAGGGTCTGCTTGTGCAGAG gttcttcctcggcttcgCCGAAGCCAGCGTCTCTCCCGCCTTCAGCCTCATAACAGCGATGTGGTACCGGCGCAAAGAACACCCGCTCCGCATCGCAATCTGGTACTCCGCCACTGGGCTGGGCACGCTCGTCGGCGCAATGCTGCTCTACGCAATCGGCCAAATCGACGGCGCGCTGGCCGCCTGGCGCTACCAATTCATGATCATCGGCTGCGTGACGAGCGTCTGGGGAATGGCCATCTGGTTCATCCTTCCCAGCAATCCGATGACTGCGCGATTTCTCACACCTGAGTTGAGACGGGTTGCGATTCTGCGAATCGCGGACGAGCAGATCGGGATTGAGAATAAGAAGGTCAAGAAGGAGCAGGTGCGCGAGGCGCTCTGTGATCCCAAGGCGTGGGCGTATGTCGCTGTGACGTTCTTTATTATGCTGACGAATGGGGCGTTGACGGGGTTCGGGACGATTATCACGAAAAGCTTTGGGTTCTCCGAGATCATGACGATTCTGCTTATTGGGGTTGTCGGGGCTGTGGGGTTTGTTGCGTTGTTGAGCTTTGG AATTATCTCCGTGTTCATCCCCAACATGCGCATCTACATCGGCACATTCTCCTGCCTCCCTGTCATCGCCGGCGCAGCAATTATCTGGCGCGCCGACTGGTCGGCTGCGAAAATCGTCCCGCTCTGGGGCATGTACCTCATGGGCTTCTTCCCCGTTGTGTACGTCATGACACTCTCCCTCGCAACCGCCAACACATCAGGGCACACGAAGAAAGCTGTGACGGCAGGCATGATCTGGGCCTCGTACTGCATCTCGAACGGGATCGCGCCGCTGCTTGTGTTTGCGAACGAGGAGATCAACCAGTACCCGACAACGTTTAAGATTGTGATTGCGGGGGGCACGGTTGGTGGGGCGGTGCTGGTTGCGTTGAGGGGGTACCTGATGTGGGAGAACAATAGGCGGGATCGCGTGCATCCGGTTGATGCGGGGGAGGTTGCGGCGATGGCGTTGCTGGACCGGACGGATAGGGAGAACTTAAATTTTCGGTATCAGATGTAG
- a CDS encoding uncharacterized protein (COG:S;~EggNog:ENOG410QAHF;~InterPro:IPR018713;~PFAM:PF09995), which produces MGKSRKWIKSEMEKLHPEKDYEQIWRLSISYKLDDFIMNLFYAAMFPNIIVPEQAARPVWREDGGKVLHRSTHRAQQTGNFVSLVSWYGASDPRTRKAVDHINSLHRHWMKRYPGDFSDVNDYIYTLSTFAVLQDRLLVTLGLPGLSEKEKVAAHLFWRDISQLFYTEGRKPLQQFPGDWNEMISYMEKIENSRVPGTKQAHLAAEAFFDQFAFRYFPWGLRWLGRMLPVCLCLPTTLEALDIQPVNSILSWFVKQCLAIWITVLIDWLPDPKKADWEVREEQTPSERVKQNKRASDLDKGFVMYFSRRHRAEIEDIS; this is translated from the coding sequence ATGGGAAAGTCTCGTAAATGGATCAAAAGTGAAATGGAGAAATTGCACCCAGAAAAGGACTATGAGCAGATTTGGAGATTATCAATCAGCTACAAACTTGACGACTTTATCATGAACCTTTTCTATGCCGCAATGTTTCCAAATATCATTGTCCCTGAGCAGGCTGCGAGGCCAGTTTGGCGAGAGGACGGTGGAAAGGTCCTGCACAGATCCACGCATCGAGCGCAACAGACTGGAAACTTCGTGTCTCTTGTCTCCTGGTATGGCGCATCGGACCCGAGAACCCGCAAAGCAGTCGATCACATCAATTCGTTACATAGACACTGGATGAAAAGGTACCCTGGAGACTTTTCTGATGTCAAtgactatatttatacactTTCGACATTTGCAGTACTGCAGGATCGACTGCTTGTTACGCTGGGGCTACCTGGTCTCtcagagaaagaaaaagtgGCAGCTCATCTCTTTTGGAGAGATATTTCACAACTTTTTTATACCGAAGGACGAAAACCACTACAACAGTTTCCTGGGGATTGGAACGAGATGATATCTTATATGGAGAAGATTGAAAACTCGCGAGTTCCAGGAACCAAACAAGCTCATCTGGCTGCTGAAGCGTTTTTCGATCAATTCGCGTTCCGTTACTTCCCATGGGGCTTGCGTTGGTTGGGGCGGATGTTACCAGTATGCCTCTGCTTACCAACAACCCTCGAAGCCTTGGATATCCAGCCAGTGAACTCTATATTATCCTGGTTTGTCAAGCAGTGTTTGGCTATATGGATAACAGTTCTTATCGACTGGCTTCCTGACCCGAAAAAGGCGGATTGGGAAGTGCGGGAGGAGCAAACACCGTCCGAAAGGGTCAAGCAAAATAAACGAGCGTCGGATCTGGACAAAGGATTTGTTATGTATTTCTCTAGACGACATCGTGCGGAGATTGAAGACATctcttaa
- a CDS encoding Zn(II)2Cys6 transcription factor (COG:K;~EggNog:ENOG410PMB5;~InterPro:IPR036864,IPR007219,IPR001138;~PFAM:PF00172;~go_function: GO:0000981 - DNA-binding transcription factor activity, RNA polymerase II-specific [Evidence IEA];~go_function: GO:0003677 - DNA binding [Evidence IEA];~go_function: GO:0008270 - zinc ion binding [Evidence IEA];~go_process: GO:0006351 - transcription, DNA-templated [Evidence IEA];~go_process: GO:0006355 - regulation of transcription, DNA-templated [Evidence IEA]), translated as MEDNYAPRSKRIACIMCRKRKLKCNEKRPACGTCSRLGYECAYDEGRKKSGPKGNYRKQLETRLAQVETLLKAQGPLASVTQENNLAATVSNNFTITSEIPSFGDNVDHPLSPPTHISGEVLASQFFEPAVETKGNESTEWQMISLGIEEPLPSQQAVDELNQIYFDKVHPSIPVIHPPRHLATSILAPNISTAICTLFSINELANGPDLEVKQILPGPRDWTEKEERRRVFWMAFCIDRYASAGTGWPVVFDVRDIRTNVPASEEAFLWSIPQRTLPVTDLLEGRGISTLSTFGSMAFIATLFGQILSQTSRPDPNDDVNDLNSGYWQRHKSLDNILLDVALAMPNCLHLPVGLPDPNSVLCNMVLNTSVICLHQAAICRAEKSKILEQVVNKSKMRCTAAADQVLNIMRTISHVDLSTMNPVVSLCIYVASRVLLQHLRTCPDDTAARSSLQFIFSALSALKHKNTLAESLLVQLEVDIDGTPFSGLQRPKQIISPKEKVSYKSKECVLLLPLEKSQPNDKRDDMNTSPACTSFPNPEKTNGPQTINPPHSLNAGGQSSFSSIDLGMQVSPDTVHSGLSTLGSASESLRPDRLSPRRHWPHEAHSNDNWLNGFENNSIMNSQLSAMTISQFGEIPTPDRMLVPDTIPPPESNGSEASTQVPLTWDFTIPFSTNNFDNGDNMEIMFGEMNALEEAQSAGNLSSTG; from the exons ATGGAGGACAATTACGCCCCCCGCTCAAAACGTATCGCATGCATTATGTgtcggaagaggaagctgaaATGCAACGAGAAAAGACCTGCTTGCGGGACTTGTTCTAGACTGGGATATGAATGTGCGTATGATGAAGGGCGTAAAAAAAGCGGACCCAAGGGGAACTACAGGAAGCAGTTGGAAACACGATTAG CTCAGGTTGAAACCTTACTCAAGGCACAAGGTCCACTAGCCTCCGTCACTCAAGAAAACAATCTTGCCGCCACAGTATCGAACAATTTCACTATCACGTCTGAAATCCCTTCATTTGGGGACAACGTGGATCATCCGCTATCGCCGCCGACACACATTTCAGGGGAAGTACTCGCCAGTCAATTTTTTGAGCCTGCAGTTGAAACAAAGGGCAACGAAAGCACTGAGTGGCAGATGATAAGTCTAGGAATAGAGGAACCTCTCCCGAGTCAGCAAGCCGTAGACGAGTT GAATCAGATTTATTTCGACAAGGTACATCCAAGTATACCGGTCATCCACCCTCCCCGACATCTCGCAACTAGCATTCTCGCTCCAAAC ATAAGTACCGCAATTTGCACTCTCTTTTCTATCAACGAGCTCGCAA atgGCCCGGACCTTGAAGTAAAACAGATACTACCAGGCCCGAGGGATTGGACAGAGAAAGAGGAGCGACGGAGAGTTTTTTGGATGGCATTCTGCATTGACCGTTATGCCAGTGCTGGGACTGGCTGGCCAGTGGTCTTTGATGTGCGAGAT ATTAGAACAAATGTACCAGCATCTGAAGAGGCGTTCTTGTGGAGCATACCACAGCGAACTCTTCCCGTGACGGATTTATTAGAAGGACGTGGGATTTCAACACTGTCTACATTTGGGAGCATGGCATTCATAGCAACGTTATTCGGTCAGATCCTCTCACAAACAAGTCGGCCTGACCCGAACGACGATGTCAACGACCTCAACAGCGGATATTGGCAGCGGCATAAATCTCTCGACAATATATTGCTTGACGTTGCTTTAGCAATGCCCAACTGTCTCCACCTTCCGGTTGGGTTGCCCGATCCGAATTCCGTTCTTTGCAACATGGTCCTCAATACATCCGTGATATGTCTTCATCAAGCTGCTATTTGCAGGGCtgaaaaaagcaaaatacTTGAACAAGTCGTCAACAAGAGTAAAATGAGatgcactgctgctgctgatcaGGTCCTGAACATCATGAGAACAATAAGTCATGTAGATCTAAGCACA ATGAACCCTGTCGTGTCATTGTGCATTTATGTCGCGTCACGTGTATTATTGCAGCACTTGAGAACATGCCCAGACGATACGGCTGCCCGTTCATCACTACAATTCATCTTCTCAGCCCTGAGTGCCCTAAAACACAAGAATACCCTGGCGGAATCCCTTCTTGTACAACTAGAGGTCGACATCGATGGCACACCATTTAGCGGCCTCCAACGTCCCAAGCAAATTATTTCACCCAAGGAAAAA GTTTCTTATAAGTCAAAAGAATGCGTCCTTTTACTCCCCCTCGAGAAATCTCAACCAAATGATAAGCGAGATGATATGAACACGTCCCCTGCGTGCACCTCGTTCCCCAACCCTGAGAAGACAAACGGGCCACAGACAATCAACCCACCGCACAGTCTCAACGCAGGAGGCCAATCAAGCTTTTCAAGTATAGATCTAGGAATGCAAGTGTCACCGGATACCGTCCACTCGGGATTGTCGACCCTTGGGTCAGCATCAGAATCTTTAAGGCCCGATAGACTTTCTCCAAGGAGACATTGGCCTCATGAAGCCCATTCCAACGACAACTGGCTCAATGGTTTTGAGAATAATAGTATCATGAATTCACAGTTAAGCGCGATGACGATTTCTCAATTTGGTGAAATCCCTACTCCAGATCGCATGCTTGTTCCAGATACCATCCCGCCGCCGGAGTCGAACGGGTCAGAAGCGTCAACGCAAGTTCCTCTCACGTGGGATTTCACTATTCCCTTTAGCACTAATAATTTCGATAATGGTGACAATATGGAGATAATGTTTGGGGAAATGAACGCGTTGGAGGAGGCACAGTCGGCTGGGAATTTGAGTTCCACAGGGTAG
- a CDS encoding uncharacterized protein (SECRETED:SignalP(1-18)): protein MRISALVMTLCSSAAVAATTEIFQSLNSSQAIDSVKPVLESLLDIGNCNIPGCLEELIPIANQCSTVITSDSPNIDATLTCLKVIISNVSDQSDYCVVCIREAISSIESEL, encoded by the exons ATGCGTATTTCTGCACTAGTTATGACTCTCTGTTCTAGCGCCGCGGTGGCTGCTACAACAGAAATCTTCCAATCTTTGAATTCTTCGCAAGCTATTGATAGCGTCAAGCCAGTACTTGAAAGCCTTCTGGATATAGGCAACTGTAACATTCCTG GTTGCCTTGAGGAACTTATTCCTATAGCCAACCAGTGTAGCACTGTTATTACTAGTGACTCTCCGAACATTGATGCTACTCTTACATGTTTGAAAGTTATCATCTCCAATGTCTCAGATCAG TCTGACTACTGCGTTGTCTGTATTAGAGAAGCTATCTCTTCTATTGAATCTGAGTTGTAA